Below is a genomic region from Streptomyces sp. RPA4-2.
CCCGCCAGTGGCCCATCCTGGCCGTGCTGTCGACCGTCGGACTCGGCCTGCTGCTGGTCGCGCTGGACGCGTTCCGGTTCGGCACGATCCTGATCGGGGCCGCCCTGCTGGGCGGTGCCGTGATGCGCTGGATGGTGCCCGACGTGGGCATGCTCGCGGTCCGTTCCCGCTTCACGGACATGGTCACGTACGGGGTGCTGGGTCTCGCCATCGTGCTGCTGGCGCTGATGGCACAGCCCACCCCGTGGCTGGTGATCCCGTTCCTGGACGACACGCTGCACTTCACGGTGCGCTGAGCCCCACGCGCCGTCCGCGCACGGCGCCGCGGCCCGTCCTCTCCCCCGAGCAAGGACGGGCCGCGGCCGGGCGGCCGGGCCGCCCGGGGACAACCCTTCTGCACAGGAAGGGGCCTTACAACAGCCGACGGCCCGCTGTGGCACGGAAGTGACCGTTCCGCCACCGTGTCCGCGCCGCGTGACGGGAACCGTCCCACCGCCCGGCGCCGTCCCTCGCTCACGGGGAACGACGGAGGCGGACGAACGCCCCCGGAACGCCGCAGGAGGTGGGTGAGCGATGGGTGCCTGGCAGCCGCTGCCGGAGGAACTTCCCATGGAGGTACGGCACTTCGTCGAGCAGGTGCGGCTGCTCAAGGACAGCACCGGGCTGAGCCTGGTCGCGCTGGGCGCGCGCACCGCGTACAGCAAGTCGTCCTGGCAGCGGTACCTCAACGCGACCCAGCCGCCACCCCGGCAGGCGGTCGCGGCGCTGTGCCGGGTCGCGGGTCTCACGGGCGCGGAGGCCGAACGGTTCGGCGTGCGCTGGGAGTTGGCGGTACGGGTCTGGCCCCGCGAGCCCGCGCCCTTACGTCTCCCCGTGGGCGGGCCCGTCCCCGGTGGGCGTGACGGCACGCACGACGGACACGACGGGCATGACGGCGCGCGGCAGGGCGTGGACGACCGTGCGGGCGCGTGCGGGTACGAGGAGGACCCCACGCTTCCGTGGTGGGACCTGCTCGACGAGGAACCCCCGCCCGGTCCGCGCACGGGACGTCTCCTCCTCTACGCGGCCGTGCTCGTCCTCGCGCTCCTCCTCGCCGCTGTCGCGGGTGCCGTCACTCTCGGGTGACCCGGGCACTTCCATCCCGTTGGTGAGAGCGGCCGGGACGCTCCCGCGCGTCCTGCGCGAAGGCCGAGAGCACATCCGTGCGGAGGTCGCGAGTCCGTTTGGTCGGCACGGGGGAAATGGGACACTGGGACCGCAGCCCGACGGGCGTGCGACGGCGCATGCCCCGGCCCGAACGCTCCTGTGCGCCCCGGTTCCGGGAACTGGGGTCCTGGCCGGACGCATCCCTGTGGGTAACCAGAACGGGGACTCGGCGGCGATGGGCCCCTTCCCTGCCCGCGTGCGGGGGAGAGCCCGGGGGAGCCGCGCGGGGGAAATGTCAGGCACGCACGGGGGGAAAGAAGCAGGGGGGAAGAGCAATGCCTCGTTGGAAGGCCTTGCCGGATGAACTCGATCCGCAGGTCAAGGAGTTCGCTGTCCAGCTGCGCCGTTTGGTCGACCGGAGCGGGCTGGGTATCGCCGCCCTGGCCGACCGTACGGGCTACAGCAGGACGTCGTGGGAGCGTTACCTCAACGGCCGGCTCCTCGCGCCGAAGGGCGCGATCGTCGCCCTGGCCGAGGTGACCGGGACCAGTCCCATTCATCTCACCACCATGTGGGAGCTCGCCGAGCGTGCCTGGAGCCGTTCGGAGATGCGCCACGACATGACCATGGAAGCGATCCGCATCTCCCAGGCGCGGGCCGCGCTCGGGGAGTCCGGCGCGGCCGCGGTGAACGGGAGCGACGGCAAGCAGGCACGCAAGGGGCGCGGCGCGACCGTGACGCCCGGGATCGCGGGGCCCGCGGGTGTGGTGCCGTCGGTGCCGCCGCAACCGACCGCGGCGGACGTGGAGGGCTCGGCGTCCGGGGCCGCGCCCTCGAACGCGGGTGGTGCGCGCGACGGTTCCTCGTCCGGAGGGGCTTCGAAGGGGGGTGGCGGTGGCTGGGGGTCGTCGCCACGCCGCCGTCCGGGGACGCGGGGCGGTTCGGGCCGCCGGTGACGGCCGGTCCGGCCAGGCCCGCCGCGTCCGCCGGGGGTTCGCCGGAGGGTGCCGGGCCGTCCGTCGGAGCGGCGTCGGACGGCGCGTCGTCCGACGGGGCTCGGCGTAAGCGGCGGTTGACGATGTTCCTCGCGGGTGTCGTGGGTGCGCTCGTCGTCATCGCCGTGGCCGTTCTCCTCACGGGCGGTGGCGGTGACAAGAAGGAGCAGGGCACGGTCAGGACGCCCACGACGTCCGCCTCCGTCCGTCCCGACCTGCCGGCCGGGGTGAAGTGCAGCGGCAGCGACTGTACGGGCAAGGATCCGGAGAACATGGGCTGCGGGGGGCAGTTGGCGACCACCCCCACCAGCATCACCGTCGGTACGACGCTGGTCGAGGTCCGCTACAGCAAGACCTGTGGCGCGGCGTGGGCTCGCATCACGCAGGCCGTGGCCGGTGACTCGGTCGTGGTGTCCGCGGGGGGCGCGCCTGGGCAGACCGGTTCGGTGGACACCGACACCGATGCGTACACGCCGATGATCGCCGTCAAGGATGCCGGGGAGGCGAAGGCGTGCGTGACGTTGAAGTCGGGGCAGCGGGGGTGTACGCGGTGAGGTAGGCCTTGTCCTCAAGCGCCGGACGGGCTGATGGTGCGGGCCTGGGCTGCGGATTTTCAGCCCGTCCGGCGTGCGAGGACGAGCCCTTCGGGCGATGCGGGGGTCCAGTGGGCGGCAGCCCCTTGGCGGAGCCCCCAGGGACAGGGGCGCCCGGAAATTGGGGGGCATGGTTGCTCCCGGCCGGGGCAGGCGGACAGATAACCCCCACGGGATCCGGCACCGTCCACGAGGACGGAACCCGGCACCCCCCTCGGCGGCCGCCGCCCCTCCCCGGGGCGGGCGGCCGCCCGTTCGGGGGCTCTGTGGGGTGGGCCACACGGGACCCGGCCGACGGGGGTATCGGATGCGCGATAGCCTGACGGCGGATCTCTCTTGACGCCGAGAGATCGATCATCGGCACCTTTGATCGATCATTGCGGTGGACGCGGGACGATCCTGCACCCCGGGGCAGGGACGCCCCACCGCCAGCTGTCATACGGAGAACGCCATGACCCGCACTCCCGTGAACGTCACCGTCACCGGCGCGGCCGGCCAGATCGGTTACGCCCTGCTCTTCCGCATCGCCTCCGGCCAGCTGCTCGGCGCGGACGTGCCGGTCAGGCTGCGCCTCCTGGAGATCACGCCGGCGCTGAAGGCCGCCGAGGGCACCGCCATGGAGCTCGACGACTGCGCCTTCCCGCTCCTCGCGGGGATCGACATCACGGACGACCCCAACGTGGCCTTCGACGGCACGAACGTCGCCCTGCTCGTCGGCGCCCGCCCGCGCACCAAGGGCATGGAGCGCGGCGACCTGCTTTCGGCCAACGGCGGCATCTTCAAGCCGCAGGGCAAGGCCATCAACGACCACGCCGCGGACGACATCAAGGTCCTCGTCGTGGGCAACCCGGCCAACACCAACGCCCTCATCGCCCAGGCCGCCGCCCCGGACGTACCGGCCGAGCGCTTCACCGCGATGACCCGTCTGGACCACAACCGCGCGCTGACCCAGCTCGCGAAGAAGACCGGCACGACGGTCGCGGACATCAAGCGCCTCACCATCTGGGGCAACCACTCCGCCACCCAGTACCCGGACATCTTCCACGCCACGGTCGCCGGCAAGAACGCCGCCGAGGTCGTGGGCGACGAGAAGTGGCTCGCCGAGGACTTCATCCCGACCGTCGCCAAGCGCGGTGCCGCGATCATCGAGGCCCGTGGCGCCTCCTCCGCCGCCTCCGCCGCCAACGCCGCCATCGACCACGTGCACACCTGGGTCAACGGCACCGCGGACGGCGACTGGACCTCCATGGGCATCCCGTCGGACGGTTCGTACGGCGTCCCGGAGGGGATCATCTCCTCCTTCCCCGTCACCACCAAGGACGGGCAGTACGAGATCGTCCAGGGCCTGGACATCAACGAGTTCTCCCGCGCCCGTATCGACGCCTCCGTCAAGGAGCTCGAGGAGGAGCGC
It encodes:
- a CDS encoding malate dehydrogenase, whose translation is MTRTPVNVTVTGAAGQIGYALLFRIASGQLLGADVPVRLRLLEITPALKAAEGTAMELDDCAFPLLAGIDITDDPNVAFDGTNVALLVGARPRTKGMERGDLLSANGGIFKPQGKAINDHAADDIKVLVVGNPANTNALIAQAAAPDVPAERFTAMTRLDHNRALTQLAKKTGTTVADIKRLTIWGNHSATQYPDIFHATVAGKNAAEVVGDEKWLAEDFIPTVAKRGAAIIEARGASSAASAANAAIDHVHTWVNGTADGDWTSMGIPSDGSYGVPEGIISSFPVTTKDGQYEIVQGLDINEFSRARIDASVKELEEERDAVRGLGLI
- a CDS encoding helix-turn-helix transcriptional regulator — encoded protein: MGAWQPLPEELPMEVRHFVEQVRLLKDSTGLSLVALGARTAYSKSSWQRYLNATQPPPRQAVAALCRVAGLTGAEAERFGVRWELAVRVWPREPAPLRLPVGGPVPGGRDGTHDGHDGHDGARQGVDDRAGACGYEEDPTLPWWDLLDEEPPPGPRTGRLLLYAAVLVLALLLAAVAGAVTLG
- a CDS encoding DUF3017 domain-containing protein, which produces MTGDRAEPEAPDDTRSVDDARSGDDAEAGDDAEGDPGVIDAVSAPDAEGRPRRTTRRFPLFTRDTARPEGGGRAASGDAPAPARQWPILAVLSTVGLGLLLVALDAFRFGTILIGAALLGGAVMRWMVPDVGMLAVRSRFTDMVTYGVLGLAIVLLALMAQPTPWLVIPFLDDTLHFTVR